In a genomic window of Nothobranchius furzeri strain GRZ-AD chromosome 14, NfurGRZ-RIMD1, whole genome shotgun sequence:
- the LOC107389480 gene encoding troponin I, fast skeletal muscle, which produces MSEGKKMTSSRRHHLKSLVLQIASKWLEQEKQDVAAAKEAYLAEHCPEPDLSGDQAALMEVCKKLHQAIDKVDEERYDIEAKVQKADKEIEDLKLKVVDLAGVKKPALKKVRMSADAMLKALLGSKHTVNMDLRANLKQVKKETKEEPTEAIGDWRKNIEDKADRKKMFESA; this is translated from the exons AGGAAAGAAAATGACCTCCAGCCGCAGGCATCACCTGAAG AGCTTGGTGCTGCAGATTGCTTCTAAATGGTTGGAGCAGGAGAAGCAGGATGTTGCAGCTGCAAAAGAGGCTTATCTTGCTGAGCACTGCCCTGAGCCAGACCTGAGCGGAGACCAGGCTGCCCTCATG GAAGTCTGCAAGAAGCTCCACCAGGCCATTGACAAGGTTGATGAGGAAAGGTATGACATCGAGGCCAAAGTTCAGAAGGCAGACAAAGAA ATTGAGGATCTGAAGTTGAAGGTGGTGGACTTGGCTGGAGTGAAGAAACCTGCCCTGAAGAAAGTACGTATGTCTGCTGATGCCATGCTGAAGGCGCTGTTGGGCTCCAAACACACGGTAAACATGGACCTGAGAGCCAACCTGAAGCAGGTGAAGAAGGAGACCAAAGAGGAG CCGACTGAGGCTATTGGAGACTGGCGTAAAAACATTGAAGACAAGGCTGACAGGAAGAAGATGTTCGAGTCTGCCTAA